In Streptomyces sp. 840.1, one DNA window encodes the following:
- the mshD gene encoding mycothiol synthase: MTTDVPLPAPGREIQTLDALSPEQAEAVSGLLAEAARSDGRQAVSEQGRLQLRGGHREGVRHFLLTAGGVLVGYAQLEDTDPVEAPAAELVVHPSHRGHGHGRALGAALLAATGKRLRVWAHGGRSAARHLAQVLGLSLFRELRQLRRPLSPLNIAEPVLPPGVTVRTFVPGQDDAAWLAVNRAAFAHHPEQGSLTQRDLDDRKAEPWFDPKGFFLAERANGADGAELIGFHWTKVHAEDQLGEVYVVGIRPDAQGGGLGKALTAIGLRHLAAEGLPTAMLYVDADNTAAVAVYERIGFTTHEVDLMYRTES, from the coding sequence ATGACGACTGACGTACCCCTCCCCGCCCCCGGACGCGAGATCCAGACGCTCGACGCCCTCTCCCCCGAGCAGGCGGAAGCCGTCTCCGGGCTGCTCGCCGAGGCGGCCCGGTCCGACGGCAGGCAGGCCGTGTCCGAGCAGGGGCGGCTGCAGCTGCGCGGCGGGCACCGGGAAGGTGTGCGGCACTTCCTGCTGACCGCCGGGGGCGTGCTCGTCGGGTACGCGCAGCTGGAGGACACCGACCCCGTGGAGGCGCCGGCCGCCGAGCTGGTCGTGCACCCCTCGCACCGCGGGCACGGGCACGGGCGGGCGCTCGGGGCGGCGCTGCTGGCCGCCACCGGGAAGCGGCTGCGGGTGTGGGCGCACGGCGGCCGGTCCGCGGCGCGCCACCTCGCGCAGGTGCTCGGGCTCTCGCTCTTCCGCGAACTGCGCCAGCTGCGGCGCCCGTTGAGCCCGTTGAACATCGCGGAGCCGGTGCTGCCGCCGGGCGTCACCGTCCGCACGTTCGTCCCCGGTCAGGACGACGCGGCCTGGCTGGCCGTGAACCGCGCCGCCTTCGCCCACCACCCCGAGCAGGGCTCGCTGACCCAGCGCGACCTCGACGACCGCAAGGCCGAGCCCTGGTTCGACCCGAAGGGCTTCTTCCTGGCCGAGCGCGCCAACGGCGCCGACGGCGCCGAGCTGATCGGCTTCCACTGGACGAAGGTGCACGCCGAGGACCAGCTCGGCGAGGTGTACGTCGTCGGCATCCGGCCCGACGCGCAGGGCGGCGGCCTGGGCAAGGCGCTCACCGCGATCGGGCTGCGCCACCTCGCCGCCGAGGGGCTGCCGACCGCGATGCTCTACGTCGACGCGGACAACACCGCGGCCGTGGCGGTCTACGAGCGCATCGGCTTCACCACCCACGAGGTCGACCTGATGTACCGCACGGAGTCCTGA
- a CDS encoding ABC transporter ATP-binding protein, with protein MTGAAIEADGLGMKYRGRGGGWALRDCSFRLPAGRVCALVGPNGAGKSTLLSLAAGFLRPAEGTVRVLGSTPGDARARMAFVAQDKPLYPQLTVTETLWAGAELNPDTWDQDVAERITEPLPGDARVRNLSGGQHTRLALALALGKRPELLLLDEPMADLDPLGRHQLMGALMAEAAERSTTIVMSSHILAELEGACDYLLLVDGGRVRLGGETDDLLTAHTLLTGPVRDLAPHTVVESRTTGRQLTALVRKEGPVDTDDWETAAPSLEELLLAHLRSPDAPPLLTPSAATGTLAAVSAA; from the coding sequence ATGACAGGCGCTGCGATCGAGGCCGATGGCCTCGGCATGAAGTACCGGGGCAGGGGCGGGGGCTGGGCCCTGCGCGACTGCTCGTTCCGGCTGCCCGCCGGACGCGTATGCGCCCTCGTCGGCCCCAACGGCGCGGGAAAGTCCACCCTCCTGAGCCTGGCCGCAGGCTTCCTGCGACCGGCCGAGGGCACCGTGCGCGTGCTGGGCTCGACTCCGGGGGACGCCCGTGCGCGCATGGCCTTCGTGGCCCAGGACAAGCCGCTGTACCCGCAGTTGACGGTCACCGAGACCCTCTGGGCGGGCGCCGAGCTGAACCCGGACACCTGGGACCAGGACGTCGCCGAGCGCATCACCGAACCGCTCCCCGGCGACGCCAGGGTCCGCAACCTGTCCGGCGGCCAGCACACCCGGCTCGCCCTGGCCCTTGCCCTCGGCAAGCGGCCCGAACTGCTGCTCCTGGACGAGCCCATGGCCGACCTGGACCCGCTCGGCCGGCACCAGCTGATGGGCGCACTGATGGCCGAGGCCGCCGAGCGGTCCACCACCATCGTGATGTCCTCGCACATACTCGCCGAGCTGGAGGGCGCCTGCGACTACCTCCTGCTCGTCGACGGCGGCCGCGTCCGCCTCGGCGGCGAGACCGACGACCTGCTCACCGCGCACACCCTGCTCACCGGCCCGGTACGGGACCTCGCCCCGCACACCGTCGTCGAGTCCCGCACCACGGGACGGCAGCTGACCGCACTCGTCCGGAAGGAGGGCCCGGTGGACACCGACGACTGGGAGACCGCCGCACCGTCACTGGAGGAGCTGCTGCTGGCACACCTGCGCTCCCCCGACGCACCCCCGCTGCTCACACCGAGCGCGGCCACCGGGACCCTGGCGGCGGTGAGCGCCGCATGA
- a CDS encoding ABC transporter permease subunit: MSALALRGPARVVVLQHRRALWITGAAALVGIALIGVAWWVTSAAATDFDDTGCSVRHTVRGCGIEVRHVLSVELYFNRLLEYAGAAMMVLPAVIGLFVAGPMIGRELEDGTYRLSWSQSVTPARWLAAKLAVPAALTVAGVCVLSAVYAWAWIRARGTNYPAQWFEPQVYGAMGPAPVGYALLCLGLGALAGVALRRTLPAMALTAAAYAVVALVMNYVRSGLWPMRTDTTALGSELRYPSAASDVHVGWMTGDGTRLGDATCINADDVDACMARHGATSQYIDYHPAGHFWPLQLVETGILLLLAAAAAAVAFRVLRRSHG; encoded by the coding sequence ATGAGCGCCCTCGCCCTGCGCGGCCCGGCCCGCGTCGTCGTACTCCAGCACCGCCGCGCCCTGTGGATCACCGGGGCGGCCGCACTCGTCGGGATCGCCCTGATCGGCGTGGCCTGGTGGGTGACGTCGGCCGCCGCCACCGACTTCGACGACACCGGCTGCTCGGTCCGTCACACCGTCCGCGGCTGCGGTATCGAGGTCCGCCACGTCCTCAGCGTCGAGCTGTACTTCAACCGCCTGCTCGAGTACGCGGGCGCCGCCATGATGGTCCTGCCCGCGGTCATCGGCCTCTTCGTCGCCGGGCCCATGATCGGCCGCGAGCTGGAGGACGGCACCTACCGGCTCTCCTGGAGCCAGTCCGTCACCCCCGCCCGCTGGCTGGCCGCGAAGCTCGCCGTCCCCGCCGCCCTCACCGTGGCCGGCGTCTGCGTCCTGTCCGCCGTGTACGCCTGGGCCTGGATCCGGGCACGCGGCACGAACTACCCGGCCCAGTGGTTCGAGCCACAGGTGTACGGGGCGATGGGCCCCGCCCCCGTCGGCTACGCCCTGCTCTGCCTCGGACTCGGGGCTCTCGCCGGGGTGGCGCTGCGGCGCACGCTGCCCGCCATGGCCCTCACGGCGGCCGCCTACGCCGTCGTGGCCCTCGTCATGAACTACGTCCGCAGCGGTCTGTGGCCGATGCGCACGGACACCACGGCCCTGGGCAGCGAGCTCCGCTACCCGTCGGCGGCCTCCGACGTCCACGTCGGCTGGATGACCGGCGACGGGACCCGGCTGGGCGACGCCACCTGCATCAACGCGGACGACGTCGACGCGTGCATGGCCCGGCACGGGGCCACCTCGCAGTACATCGACTACCACCCGGCCGGGCACTTCTGGCCGCTCCAGCTGGTCGAGACCGGCATCCTGCTGCTCCTCGCGG
- a CDS encoding GntR family transcriptional regulator, producing MAQSAAVEFRIDRRSGVATYLQIVQQTKQALRLNLLRPGDRLPTAREVVEATAINPNTVLKAYRELEREGLVEARRGLGTFVTSTLGGAAAADDAPLRAELADWARRARTAGLDKDDVSALFTAVLNKTFEGEQAG from the coding sequence ATGGCACAGTCCGCAGCGGTCGAGTTCCGCATCGACCGGCGCAGCGGCGTCGCCACGTACCTCCAGATCGTCCAGCAGACCAAACAGGCCCTGCGCCTGAATCTGCTCAGGCCCGGCGACCGGCTGCCGACCGCACGCGAGGTCGTGGAGGCCACCGCCATCAACCCGAACACCGTGCTCAAGGCCTACCGGGAGCTGGAGCGCGAAGGGCTCGTCGAGGCCCGGCGCGGGCTCGGCACCTTCGTCACCAGCACCCTCGGCGGCGCGGCGGCCGCCGACGACGCCCCACTGCGCGCCGAGCTCGCCGACTGGGCCCGCCGCGCCCGCACGGCCGGACTGGACAAGGACGACGTGAGCGCACTCTTCACCGCCGTACTGAACAAGACCTTCGAGGGAGAACAGGCCGGATGA